One stretch of Streptomyces sp. NBC_01142 DNA includes these proteins:
- a CDS encoding xanthine dehydrogenase family protein molybdopterin-binding subunit produces MSNDAATTTTPQAVDGPQPEAPAHGLGASLPPADARAKTEGTFPYAADLWAEGLLWAAILRSPHPHARIGSIDTSAALEMPGVRAVVTHQDITGDSAYGRRIADRPVFASEIVRHHGEAIAAVAADHPDTARLAAAAIAVEYEPLEPVTDPEKAFAAEPLHPDGNLIRHIPLRYGDPDATGDVIVEGLYRIGRQDPAPIGAEAGLAVPRPDGGVELYVASTDPHTDRDLAAACFGLEPDRVKIVVTGVPGATGDREDPGFQLPLGMLALKTGCPVKLTATREESFLGHAHRHPTLLRYRHHADAEGHLVKVEAQLLLDAGAYADASSESLAAAVAFACGPYVVPHAFIEGWAVRTNNPPSGHVRGEGAMQVCAAYEAQMDKLSVKLGLDPTELRLRNALATGDILPTGQTVTCPAPVAELLCAVRDFPLPSLPKDTPENDWLLPGGPEGAGEPGAVRRGVGYALGMVHMLGAEGTDEVSTATVKVHDGIATVICAAVETGQGFSTLARQIVQETLGIDEVHVASVDTDQPPAGPAAHGRHTWVSGGAVERAAKMVRTQLLQPLAHKFGMSTELLQITDGKITSYDGVLSTTVTEAMDGKELWATAQCRPHPTEPLDEEGQGDAFVGMAFCAIRAVVDVDIELGSIRVVEMAVAQDVGRVLNPAQLATRIEAGITQGVGTALTENLRTARGLIRHPDLTGYALPTSLDAPDIRIVKLIEERDVVAPFGAKAASAVPVVTSPAAVASAVRAATGRPINRLPIRPQAAVAVPNS; encoded by the coding sequence GTGAGCAACGACGCGGCCACCACGACGACGCCCCAGGCGGTCGACGGCCCCCAGCCGGAGGCGCCCGCCCACGGTCTCGGCGCGTCCCTGCCCCCGGCCGACGCCCGAGCCAAGACCGAGGGGACGTTTCCGTACGCCGCCGATCTGTGGGCCGAGGGCCTGCTGTGGGCGGCGATCCTGCGCTCCCCGCACCCTCATGCCCGGATCGGCTCGATCGACACCTCGGCGGCGCTGGAGATGCCGGGCGTACGAGCCGTGGTCACACACCAGGACATTACGGGTGATTCCGCTTACGGCAGGCGTATTGCCGACCGTCCCGTCTTCGCCTCCGAGATCGTCCGCCATCACGGCGAGGCGATCGCGGCGGTCGCCGCGGACCACCCCGACACGGCCCGCCTGGCCGCTGCGGCCATCGCGGTCGAGTACGAACCCCTGGAACCGGTCACCGACCCGGAGAAGGCCTTCGCCGCCGAACCCCTGCACCCCGACGGCAACCTGATCCGCCACATCCCGCTCCGCTACGGCGACCCGGACGCGACGGGCGACGTGATCGTCGAGGGCCTCTACCGCATCGGCCGCCAGGACCCGGCCCCCATCGGTGCCGAGGCAGGTCTCGCCGTGCCGCGCCCGGACGGCGGTGTGGAGCTGTACGTCGCCTCCACCGACCCCCACACGGACCGTGACCTCGCGGCGGCATGCTTCGGCCTGGAGCCGGACCGGGTGAAGATCGTGGTCACCGGAGTCCCGGGCGCGACGGGCGACCGCGAGGACCCCGGTTTCCAGCTCCCCCTGGGCATGCTGGCGCTGAAGACGGGCTGCCCGGTCAAGCTGACGGCGACCCGCGAGGAGTCCTTCCTGGGCCACGCCCACCGCCACCCGACGCTGCTGCGCTACCGCCACCACGCGGACGCGGAGGGCCACCTGGTCAAGGTCGAGGCCCAACTGCTGCTGGACGCGGGCGCGTACGCCGACGCCTCCTCCGAGTCGCTGGCCGCGGCGGTCGCGTTCGCCTGCGGCCCGTACGTCGTCCCGCACGCCTTCATCGAGGGCTGGGCGGTCCGTACGAACAACCCTCCCTCGGGCCACGTCCGGGGCGAGGGCGCGATGCAGGTCTGTGCGGCGTACGAGGCCCAGATGGACAAACTGTCCGTGAAGCTCGGCCTGGACCCCACCGAACTTCGACTGCGCAACGCACTGGCGACCGGCGACATCCTCCCGACGGGCCAGACCGTCACCTGTCCTGCCCCGGTCGCCGAACTCCTCTGCGCGGTCCGTGACTTCCCGCTCCCTTCCCTCCCCAAGGACACCCCCGAGAACGACTGGCTGCTCCCCGGCGGCCCGGAAGGCGCCGGCGAACCGGGAGCGGTGCGGCGCGGCGTCGGCTACGCACTGGGCATGGTCCACATGCTGGGCGCCGAAGGCACCGACGAAGTCTCCACGGCGACCGTCAAGGTCCACGACGGCATCGCGACCGTCATCTGCGCCGCCGTCGAGACCGGCCAGGGCTTCTCCACCCTCGCCCGCCAGATCGTCCAGGAGACGCTGGGCATCGACGAGGTCCACGTCGCCTCCGTCGACACGGACCAGCCCCCGGCGGGCCCGGCGGCCCACGGCCGCCACACCTGGGTCTCGGGCGGCGCGGTGGAGCGCGCGGCCAAGATGGTCCGTACGCAGCTTCTCCAGCCCCTGGCCCACAAGTTCGGCATGTCCACCGAGCTGCTCCAGATCACCGACGGCAAGATCACGTCGTACGACGGCGTGCTCTCCACCACGGTCACCGAGGCGATGGACGGCAAGGAACTGTGGGCCACGGCCCAGTGCCGCCCCCACCCCACGGAGCCCCTCGACGAGGAGGGCCAGGGCGACGCGTTCGTGGGCATGGCGTTCTGCGCGATCCGCGCGGTGGTCGATGTCGACATCGAGCTCGGCTCGATCCGCGTGGTCGAAATGGCGGTGGCCCAGGATGTGGGCCGCGTCCTGAACCCGGCCCAACTGGCCACCCGCATCGAGGCGGGCATCACCCAGGGCGTCGGCACGGCCCTGACGGAGAACCTCCGCACGGCCCGCGGCCTGATCCGCCACCCGGACCTGACGGGCTACGCACTCCCGACATCCCTGGACGCCCCGGACATTCGCATCGTGAAACTGATCGAGGAACGCGACGTGGTGGCCCCCTTCGGTGCAAAGGCGGCGAGCGCGGTCCCGGTGGTCACTTCCCCGGCGGCGGTGGCTTCGGCGGTACGCGCGGCAACGGGCCGCCCGATCAACCGCCTCCCGATCAGGCCTCAGGCGGCGGTTGCGGTTCCCAACTCGTAA